A window of the Cicer arietinum cultivar CDC Frontier isolate Library 1 chromosome 6, Cicar.CDCFrontier_v2.0, whole genome shotgun sequence genome harbors these coding sequences:
- the LOC101506280 gene encoding uncharacterized protein, translating to MPRSGSRSRRSGSFGSTVDNFLETSISQPVEETAKTRSDYSTSPRGRIRNGTNSRSRSQSSSRSRRSLSSSRSRGRSCSRSHSQNRTYTPNLLQSRRQNRHNNSGIPNQTKHVELEQVFLEQSGIEIDLKSLSLKAEEELSNRPKNGVIYDEVEANLRSIKKRLKILSKNHKTFSIDEAIEISDAAYILKLMRKSEHEIELAGKMAHSGALFMLQADMIAEKGRQLLAQSKHKLRKALC from the exons ATGCCTCGCAGTGGATCCAG ATCTAGAAGAAGTGGTTCTTTCGGTTCAACCGTTGACAATTTCTTGGAAACAAGCATTTCTCAACCAGTTGAGGAAACTGCAAAGACGAGATCTGACTATAG CACAAGTCCACGTGGACGCATAAGAAATGGAACAAATAGTCGATCACGATCACAGAGTTCATCAAGAAGTAGAAGGAGTTTAAGTTCATCACGAAGCAGAGGTAGAAGTTGCTCCCGCAGTCACTCCCAAAACAGAACATATACACCCAATTTATTACAAAGTAGAAGACAAAATAGACACAACAATAGTGGAATACCCAACCAAACAAAGCATGTGGAATTAG AACAAGTTTTTTTGGAGCAAAGTGGGATTGAAATTGACCTCAAGTCATTGAGCCTAAAGGCAGAAGAGGAACTATCCAACCGACCAAAAAATGGAGTGATATATGATGAAGTTGAAGCCAATTTGAGAAGCATTAAGAAACGATTGAAAATTTTGTCAAAGAATCATAAGACATTCTCAATTGATGAGGCTATTGAAATATCCGATGCAGCTTATATTTTGAAGCTTATGAGAAAATCAGAACATGAGATTGAGTTGGCTGGGAAAATGGCGCATAGTGGCGCACTCTTTATGCTTCAAGCCGATATGATAGCCGAGAAAGGGCGCCAGCTGCTTGCACAAAGCAAGCACAAGTTGCGAAAAGCACTCTGTTAA
- the LOC140920990 gene encoding uncharacterized protein, with protein sequence MLKEGLLMYTSLSIATRSSHILKDPISQTRIHGEFPEWFRAYANDKANGVTDPDLLSLAWGPNSMVKTWHKYYINGYKFHTKAWSQGKKTINSGVYVKGVTGGGEDDFYGVIQHIFELEYYKLPHKVALFYCQWFDPKRNRGTKIHPQYDIVDIKMNREYDLYDPFIIAQKARQVYYVPSPEM encoded by the exons ATGCTGAAAGAAGGTCTGCTCATGTACACATCCTTATCAATTGCAACGAGGTCAAGCCATATATTGA AAGATCCTATATCTCAAACTCGTATACATGGAGAATTCCCAGAATGGTTTCGTGCGTAT GCCAATGACAAGGCAAATGGTGTGACTGACCCTGACTTGTTATCATTAGCTTGGGGTCCTAACTCAATGGTCAAAACTTGGcacaagtattacattaatgggtacaaatttcacacaaaagcTTGGTCTCAGGGTAAGAAAACCATAAATAGTGGAGTTTATGTGAAAGGGGTTACTGGAGGAGGGGAAGATGATTTCTATGGAGTCATCCAACATATCTTCGAGTTGGAGTATTACAAATTGCCTCACAAGGTAGCCTTGTTTTATTGTCAATGGTTTGATCCTAAACGGAACAGAGGAACCAAAATTCATCCACAATATGATATTGTAGATATCAAGATGAATCGAGAATATGATCTCTATGATCCCTTCATAATTGCACAAAAAGCtagacaagtgtattatgtaCCCTCCCCTGAAATGTGA
- the LOC101506938 gene encoding uncharacterized protein, with amino-acid sequence MQPDFSWMVPIEVMLGSLNHGEVQACSISVIPDKLRENQNGITYASFLIDFEQNRKSELRLRECGFDILKLDKIVRASYGGGSNNIIEETEDHDIAKIMIVDGCFLLELLIRLGDYTKNQTTTSYNNDIIFKTEEKVLSVLNDVIMLANQIPYLVLKKLYRKVFPDGSEIKDDHRVADIVRKAFGYPSVNSSGGAHILHLMHLSTVDQNQQHEGKKAEIELLRCATRLRASGIATPSVDSEHSGCRLVDRSLSRIRRILYSSRPVAIQTFVKHSASDQDLQQMTQKKKRLDSSFL; translated from the exons ATGCAACCTGATTTTAGTTGGATGGTTCCCATTGAAGTGATGTTGGGTTCTCTAAATCATGGAGAAGTTCAAGCATGCAGCATTTCCGTCATTCCAGACAAACTTAGAGAA AACCAAAATGGCATTACATACGCGAGTTTCTTGATCGACTTtgaacaaaatagaaaatcagaGTTAAGGTTAAGAGAATGCGGCTTTGACATTCTCAAATTAGATAAAATTGTTCGTGCAAGCTATGGTGGAGGAAGCAACAACATTATTGAAGAAACAGAAGATCACGACATCGCTAAAATTATGATAGTAGATGGTTGTTTTCTTTTAGAGCTTCTCATTAGACTCGGAGATTATACGAAGAATCAAACAACAACTTCTTATAACAACGACATAATCTTTAAAACAGAGGAAAAGGTGTTGTCTGTTTTAAACGATGTAATAATGCTTGCAAATCAAATTCCTTATCTTGTTCTCAAGAAGTTATATAGGAAGGTATTTCCCGATGGTAGTGAAATCAAAGACGATCATCGTGTGGCTGATATTGTTCGTAAGGCTTTTGGTTACCCTTCGGTTAATAGCTCGGGAGGTGCTCATATACTTCATTTGATGCACTTGTCGACAGTGGATCAAAACCAACAACATGAAGGGAAAAAAGCGGAGATAGAATTATTGCGATGTGCTACAAGGCTACGTGCTTCTGGG ATTGCAACTCCCTCCGTCGACTCGGAACACTCTGGATGCCGCCTTGTTGATCGCTCTCTCTCAAGG ATTAGACGCATTTTGTACTCTTCAAGACCTGTGGCAATTCAAACATTTGTTAAGCATAGTGCCTCTGATCAGGATCTCCAACAG atgactcaaaaaaaaaaaagattagacTCAAGCTTCCTTTGA